CAGCGGATTCGAGCGCATCGGCGGCACGGGACTCGACGATACCAAGAGGCTCCAGATACACACTGCTGGCGGAGTCACCGAAGGGTACGTGATAAAGATCAATTCAATCAGGGTCGGAAACATCGAAAGAAACGATTATGAAGTCGCATACGTTCCTGCATCCACGGCAAACCTTTTGGGCGCCTCTTTCTTCAACAGTTACAGTTATTTTGTTGATGAAGACTATAAAGTAATACGGATCGTTCCTAAAGGCAGTTATTTTCTCGACAGCCCTGAAAAACCTGTGGTTGATCGGCAGAAAACCGGGTCCGGACGTATCGAGGTAGAGATTGACGGTGAGAAGTTTATGTATGAGGGCGGTAAACTGATACGTCAAGGGCCTTAACGGGAGGATAATGGACAACTTGAATATACCTGACCTGCTGAGAACGATCGAGGCCGGAAACAGCTTGTTCTATGTCGTTACCGATAGCGAGCAGAGCACCGAACGAATTGTAGCCGAGGCCGCAGCCATGACAGGGGCCGGGAGTCCCTATGTCTGG
The nucleotide sequence above comes from Thermodesulfovibrionales bacterium. Encoded proteins:
- a CDS encoding retropepsin-like aspartic protease → MRFRVMLSLIFVLSLINGEHLFADEAVPFAERNGVKYVTAYINGVPMELVFDTGSNKVVLNSSGFERIGGTGLDDTKRLQIHTAGGVTEGYVIKINSIRVGNIERNDYEVAYVPASTANLLGASFFNSYSYFVDEDYKVIRIVPKGSYFLDSPEKPVVDRQKTGSGRIEVEIDGEKFMYEGGKLIRQGP